Proteins encoded in a region of the Onychostoma macrolepis isolate SWU-2019 chromosome 20, ASM1243209v1, whole genome shotgun sequence genome:
- the LOC131527554 gene encoding toll-like receptor 5 isoform X2 has product MAARQTLSLILLGLCMGTQIVKCTSVCSIDGSVVLCTDRGLQEVPELPTHVNSVDLSNNSIAELHETSFTHLEGLQVLILMRQTPGLVIRNNTFRRLSNLTSLKLDYNHLLQMDTGAFDGLSNLKTLTLTQCSLDGSVLSGDVLKPLVSLEMLVLRENNIHRIQPASFFLNMRRFHVLDLSYNKVKSICEEDLLSFQGCDMCQS; this is encoded by the coding sequence ATGGCAGCAAGACAAACACTATCTCTGATCCTCCTTGGATTATGCATGGgcactcaaattgtgaaatgcACCTCGGTGTGTTCAATTGATGGCTCTGTTGTCCTTTGCACAGATAGAGGCCTTCAAGAAGTGCCAGAGCTGCCCACGCATGTAAATAGTGTGGATCTGAGTAACAACAGCATTGCTGAACTCCATgaaacatcatttactcatctggAAGGTCTACAAGTCCTCATACTGATGCGCCAAACACCGGGACTTGTGATCAGAAACAATACATTCAGAAGACTCTCTAATTTAACATCACTTAAGCTGGACTACAACCACCTGCTGCAAATGGATACTGGGGCATTTGACGGATTATCCAACCTTAaaactctcactctcactcagtGCAGTTTAGATGGTTCTGTTTTGTCCGGTGATGTCCTTAAACCTCTGGTGTCTCTAGAAATGCTTGTCTTACGTGAAAACAACATTCACAGAATCCAGCCGGCATcgttctttttaaatatgaggAGATTCCACGTGCTGGATCTCTCTTACAACAAAGTGAAGAGCATCTGTGAAGAAGACCTCCTCAGCTTTCAGG